From the genome of Pseudomonas yamanorum, one region includes:
- a CDS encoding DUF1289 domain-containing protein produces the protein MPNQTIKTPCVGLCSTVYGDLVCRGCKRYHHEVIQWNGYNAEEKQAVWLRLEHLLVQVMTSKLQVLDPQRLRQQLEDRKIRFVPHQSPYCWAYQLIARGARVISKLDAYGLALLPEFRERSLADLRDAIDREFFLLSEAHYERYIAPGFLRESFGAPLIATL, from the coding sequence ATGCCCAATCAAACCATCAAGACACCCTGCGTCGGCCTGTGCTCCACCGTCTACGGAGACCTGGTGTGCCGGGGTTGCAAGCGTTACCACCATGAAGTGATTCAGTGGAACGGCTACAACGCCGAGGAGAAACAGGCGGTGTGGTTGCGCCTGGAACACCTGCTGGTGCAGGTGATGACCAGCAAGCTGCAGGTGCTGGACCCGCAGCGTTTGCGCCAGCAACTGGAAGACCGCAAGATCCGGTTTGTGCCCCACCAGTCGCCGTATTGCTGGGCGTACCAGTTGATTGCCCGGGGCGCGCGGGTGATTTCGAAGCTGGATGCGTATGGGTTGGCGCTGTTGCCGGAGTTTCGCGAGCGAAGTCTGGCAGATTTGCGGGATGCGATTGATCGGGAGTTTTTTCTGTTGTCCGAGGCGCATTACGAGCGGTACATCGCGCCGGGGTTTCTGCGGGAGTCGTTTGGGGCGCCGTTGATAGCCACGCTCTAA
- a CDS encoding putative quinol monooxygenase has protein sequence MNTPLVSIAVLKAKPGKQQALKDGLLSLVEPTRTEPGNLDYVLFELRDEPGTFYMREAFKDQAALDAHFATPYFQRFAATADDLLSEPLKLIFLEQVSH, from the coding sequence ATGAACACGCCACTGGTATCGATCGCAGTCCTCAAGGCCAAACCCGGTAAACAACAGGCGCTCAAGGACGGCTTGTTGTCGCTGGTGGAGCCTACGCGGACGGAACCCGGGAACCTTGACTATGTGCTGTTTGAACTGCGGGACGAACCCGGCACGTTCTACATGCGCGAAGCCTTCAAGGACCAGGCGGCACTCGATGCGCATTTTGCGACGCCGTACTTTCAGCGGTTTGCCGCAACGGCGGATGATTTGCTCAGCGAGCCATTGAAGCTGATATTTCTTGAGCAAGTCTCGCACTGA
- a CDS encoding ribonucleotide-diphosphate reductase subunit beta translates to MLSWDEADQPDTGDVVIRGANAGHATEANMDRLDGAGAAAALEARNVTASDSAAIIRAKAALDKLDVAEGLAELEGSAARVAVDEKRMINCRADLNQLVPFKYDWAWQKYLDGCANHWMPQEVNMTADIALWKNPEGLTDDERRIVMRNLGFFSTADSLVANNLVLAVYRLITNPECRQYILRQAFEEAIHTHAYQYCIESLAMDEGEIFNMYHEIPSVAKKAAWGLKYTRSISDPKFETGTVETDKELLRNLVAYYCVLEGIFFYCGFTQILSMGRRNKMTGVAEQFQYILRDESMHLNFGIDVINQIKIENPHLWDAEMKEEATQMILQGTQLEIEYARDTMPRGVLGMNAAMMEDYLKFIANRRLSQIGLKEEYPGTTNPFPWMSEIMDLKKEKNFFETRVIEYQTGGALSWD, encoded by the coding sequence ATGCTGAGTTGGGATGAAGCAGATCAACCAGACACCGGTGACGTAGTCATCCGAGGCGCCAACGCCGGCCACGCCACCGAAGCCAACATGGATCGCCTCGACGGTGCCGGCGCTGCCGCTGCCCTTGAAGCACGTAACGTGACCGCCAGCGACTCCGCCGCGATCATCCGCGCCAAGGCCGCCCTCGACAAACTCGACGTCGCCGAAGGCCTCGCCGAGCTGGAAGGTTCCGCCGCCCGCGTCGCCGTTGACGAAAAGCGCATGATCAACTGCCGCGCCGACCTCAACCAACTCGTGCCGTTCAAGTACGACTGGGCCTGGCAGAAGTACCTCGACGGCTGCGCCAACCACTGGATGCCGCAAGAGGTCAACATGACCGCCGACATCGCGCTGTGGAAAAACCCTGAAGGCCTGACCGACGACGAACGCCGCATCGTGATGCGCAACCTCGGCTTCTTCTCCACCGCTGACTCCCTGGTTGCCAACAACCTGGTACTGGCTGTTTACCGCCTGATCACCAACCCGGAGTGCCGCCAGTACATCCTGCGCCAGGCCTTCGAAGAAGCGATCCACACCCACGCCTACCAGTACTGCATCGAATCGCTGGCCATGGATGAAGGCGAGATCTTCAACATGTACCACGAGATTCCATCGGTCGCGAAGAAAGCGGCTTGGGGCTTGAAGTACACCCGTTCGATCTCCGATCCGAAGTTCGAAACCGGCACCGTCGAGACCGACAAAGAATTGCTGCGTAACCTGGTCGCGTACTACTGCGTCCTGGAAGGCATCTTCTTCTACTGCGGCTTCACCCAGATTTTGTCCATGGGCCGTCGCAACAAAATGACCGGCGTGGCCGAACAGTTCCAGTACATCCTGCGGGATGAGTCGATGCACCTGAACTTCGGCATCGATGTGATCAACCAGATCAAAATCGAAAACCCGCATTTGTGGGATGCCGAGATGAAGGAAGAAGCGACCCAGATGATCCTGCAAGGGACTCAGCTGGAAATCGAATACGCGCGTGACACCATGCCACGTGGGGTGTTGGGGATGAATGCGGCGATGATGGAGGACTACCTCAAGTTCATCGCCAACCGTCGTCTGTCGCAGATTGGTTTGAAAGAAGAATACCCAGGCACCACCAACCCGTTCCCGTGGATGAGCGAAATCATGGACTTGAAGAAAGAGAAGAATTTCTTTGAGACCCGTGTGATCGAGTACCAGACCGGCGGCGCGCTGAGCTGGGACTGA
- a CDS encoding GNAT family N-acetyltransferase gives MNNLLIRAARLEDAEGIFQVHKNSVENLCNADYGPDQINMWLDGRSPETYREAIIAGNFWLACTDTLQGFVEIDGHEVSKLFVRGEAAGQGVGARLLREALQHIEAAGHPKAYLEATLTAEKFYAAFGFRKIGEGTFSRGNSPVSIEIIKMERAFQGA, from the coding sequence ATGAACAATCTGCTGATCCGCGCCGCCCGTCTGGAAGACGCCGAGGGCATTTTCCAGGTGCATAAAAACTCCGTCGAAAACCTCTGCAACGCCGATTACGGCCCGGACCAGATCAACATGTGGCTCGACGGCCGCTCGCCCGAGACCTATCGCGAAGCGATCATCGCCGGCAACTTCTGGCTGGCCTGCACCGATACGCTTCAGGGCTTCGTGGAAATCGACGGCCATGAAGTCAGCAAACTGTTTGTCCGGGGTGAAGCCGCGGGGCAGGGCGTTGGTGCCCGATTGCTGCGCGAGGCCCTTCAGCATATTGAAGCCGCCGGCCATCCCAAGGCGTACCTCGAAGCAACCCTCACCGCCGAAAAATTCTACGCTGCTTTCGGCTTTCGCAAGATTGGCGAGGGCACCTTCAGCCGGGGCAACAGTCCGGTCTCCATTGAGATCATCAAGATGGAGCGTGCTTTCCAGGGGGCATGA
- the fae gene encoding formaldehyde-activating enzyme, which yields MKALDLYIGEGFEGPGVNAAHINILIGPRNGPAGQAFATSLASPSQGHCPFMVIAQPNMPVKPMTLYVNKAAIGSDLHGNATWGASQAGIAKAVLEALLDGTLPPEAEDEWAIVTANWVNSACDDLDAVYLNNYNACRTAIRAALTGLPHTAQLADVVNHISNPFYAPKA from the coding sequence ATGAAAGCACTTGATCTGTACATCGGCGAAGGCTTCGAAGGCCCAGGCGTCAATGCTGCCCACATCAACATCCTGATCGGCCCACGCAACGGCCCGGCCGGCCAGGCGTTCGCCACCAGCCTCGCATCGCCAAGCCAGGGCCATTGCCCGTTCATGGTGATTGCCCAGCCGAACATGCCGGTCAAACCCATGACCCTCTACGTCAACAAGGCCGCCATCGGCAGCGACTTGCACGGCAATGCCACCTGGGGCGCGTCCCAGGCCGGGATCGCCAAGGCGGTGCTCGAAGCCTTGCTCGACGGCACCCTGCCGCCGGAAGCCGAGGACGAGTGGGCCATCGTCACCGCCAATTGGGTCAACTCGGCCTGCGATGACCTGGATGCGGTCTACCTGAACAACTACAACGCCTGCCGCACCGCGATCCGCGCCGCCCTCACAGGCTTGCCCCACACCGCGCAACTGGCAGACGTGGTCAACCACATCAGCAACCCTTTCTACGCGCCAAAAGCCTGA
- a CDS encoding aldo/keto reductase, translated as MQYIRLGNSGLQVSRLCLGTMNMGTPDWKPWIFDEKQSEPIVAHALDNGVNFIDLADFYSAGVGEEVVGRILKRVARREDIVVTTKVGYGTRSGINASGHSRKHIMDSIDASLSRLGMDYVDVFMLHYFDVNTPVEETMGALNDIVRSGKARYIGVSTMLTGQLAKILMACERNGWVKPINMQLQLNCAYREEEREMIPFCRDQGLGVSVFSPLARGLLTGEVQSTRNQTDFFTQQMYSDQASFDIAHSVQRVARARGVSNAQIAQAWVANHPGVDVMLVGADTTAQFDSALAALDTQLDAEELHELERNYTPCDVINDYTAGKRILRSARPGLDRFNLIEAVA; from the coding sequence ATGCAATACATTCGTTTGGGCAACTCCGGCCTGCAAGTCTCGCGCCTGTGCCTGGGCACCATGAACATGGGCACCCCGGACTGGAAACCGTGGATCTTCGATGAGAAGCAAAGCGAACCCATCGTCGCCCACGCCCTGGACAACGGCGTCAACTTCATCGACCTGGCAGACTTCTATTCCGCAGGCGTCGGCGAAGAAGTGGTAGGGCGCATCCTCAAGCGCGTTGCGCGCCGTGAAGACATCGTGGTCACCACCAAGGTCGGCTACGGCACCCGCAGCGGCATCAACGCCAGCGGCCATTCGCGCAAGCACATCATGGACAGCATCGACGCCTCCCTGAGTCGCCTGGGCATGGATTACGTCGACGTGTTCATGCTGCATTACTTCGACGTGAACACCCCGGTGGAAGAAACCATGGGCGCCCTCAACGACATCGTGCGTTCCGGCAAGGCGCGCTACATCGGCGTATCCACCATGCTCACCGGGCAACTGGCAAAAATCCTCATGGCTTGCGAACGCAATGGCTGGGTCAAGCCGATCAACATGCAACTGCAACTGAACTGTGCCTACCGCGAAGAAGAGCGCGAGATGATCCCGTTCTGCCGCGACCAGGGCCTGGGCGTCTCGGTGTTCAGCCCGCTGGCCCGTGGCTTGCTCACCGGTGAAGTGCAGTCGACCCGCAACCAGACCGACTTCTTTACCCAGCAGATGTACAGCGACCAGGCGTCGTTCGATATCGCCCACTCGGTGCAACGCGTGGCCCGTGCCCGTGGCGTGTCCAACGCGCAGATCGCCCAGGCGTGGGTAGCCAACCACCCGGGTGTGGACGTGATGCTGGTGGGCGCCGACACCACCGCGCAATTTGATAGCGCGCTTGCAGCCCTCGACACCCAATTGGATGCCGAAGAACTGCACGAGCTGGAACGCAACTACACGCCGTGCGATGTGATCAACGACTACACCGCCGGCAAACGCATCCTGCGCAGCGCCCGTCCGGGCCTGGACCGCTTTAACCTGATAGAGGCCGTGGCATGA
- a CDS encoding NAD-dependent succinate-semialdehyde dehydrogenase: MNPLIRTGNFIDGQWSSGGPVYPVLNPANGAQIAEVQRAGAEETNLAIAAANRALPAWRKLTAKERSQRLKRWSDLMLSNQKDLAHLLSLEQGKPLAEAMGEVVYAASFLEWFAEEAKRAYGDVIPSHKADARIIVTKEAIGVVAAITPWNFPLAMVTRKVGPALAAGCTMILKPSEETPLSAFALAVLAEQAGIPAGVFNIVSGDAVAIGGALQASSIVRKLSFTGSTRTGKLLMRQAADTLKKVSLELGGNAPFIVFDDADLDAAVKGAMASKFRNTGQTCVCVNRFFIQDGVYDAFTRKLAEAVSAMRVGSALEGETEQGPLINAAALAKVEAHVGDALEKGAKLLCGGRRHALGGTFFEPTILTEAHGEMLIAQEETFGPVAACFRFTDEAEVLQRANDTPFGLSAYFYSRDIGRVWRMAEGLEAGMVGINEGIISTEVAPFGGIKESGLGREGSKYGLEDYLEIKYLLMGGL, encoded by the coding sequence ATGAACCCGCTGATTCGCACAGGCAATTTCATCGATGGCCAATGGTCCAGCGGTGGGCCGGTTTACCCGGTGCTCAACCCGGCCAATGGCGCGCAGATCGCCGAGGTGCAACGCGCCGGAGCCGAGGAAACCAACCTGGCCATCGCCGCCGCCAACCGTGCGTTGCCGGCCTGGCGCAAGCTCACCGCCAAGGAACGCAGCCAGCGCCTCAAGCGCTGGAGCGACTTGATGCTGAGCAACCAGAAAGACCTGGCCCACCTGCTCAGCCTCGAACAGGGCAAGCCGCTGGCCGAAGCCATGGGCGAAGTGGTCTACGCCGCGAGCTTCCTGGAGTGGTTCGCCGAAGAAGCCAAGCGCGCCTATGGCGACGTGATCCCGAGCCACAAGGCCGATGCGCGGATCATCGTGACCAAGGAAGCGATTGGCGTGGTCGCGGCGATCACCCCGTGGAACTTCCCGCTGGCCATGGTCACCCGCAAGGTCGGCCCGGCGCTGGCGGCGGGGTGCACGATGATTCTCAAACCGTCGGAAGAAACCCCGTTGTCGGCCTTTGCCCTGGCGGTGTTGGCGGAACAGGCCGGGATTCCCGCCGGCGTGTTCAACATCGTGTCCGGCGATGCCGTGGCCATCGGTGGCGCACTGCAAGCCTCCAGCATTGTGCGCAAGCTGTCCTTCACTGGCTCCACCCGCACCGGCAAGCTGCTGATGCGCCAGGCGGCCGACACCCTGAAAAAGGTCTCCTTGGAATTGGGCGGCAACGCGCCGTTTATCGTGTTTGACGATGCCGACCTGGACGCCGCCGTCAAAGGCGCCATGGCTTCCAAATTCCGCAACACCGGTCAGACCTGCGTCTGCGTCAACCGCTTCTTCATCCAGGACGGTGTGTACGATGCGTTCACCCGCAAGCTGGCCGAAGCGGTCTCCGCGATGCGCGTCGGCAGCGCCCTGGAGGGCGAAACCGAACAAGGCCCGCTGATCAACGCCGCGGCCCTGGCCAAGGTCGAAGCTCACGTTGGCGATGCCCTGGAGAAAGGCGCCAAGCTGCTGTGCGGCGGCCGTCGGCATGCGTTGGGTGGGACGTTCTTCGAACCGACCATCCTCACCGAAGCCCACGGCGAGATGCTGATTGCCCAGGAAGAAACCTTCGGCCCGGTGGCGGCCTGCTTCCGCTTTACAGATGAAGCCGAAGTGCTGCAACGGGCGAATGACACGCCGTTTGGCTTGTCGGCCTACTTCTACAGCCGCGACATCGGCCGCGTATGGCGCATGGCCGAAGGTCTGGAAGCGGGTATGGTCGGGATCAACGAAGGGATCATCTCCACCGAAGTTGCGCCGTTTGGCGGGATCAAGGAGTCGGGGCTGGGGCGTGAAGGTTCCAAGTACGGCCTGGAGGATTACCTGGAGATCAAATACCTGTTGATGGGCGGCCTCTGA